The genomic window GAGCGCGATGGTGCTCTTGCGCAGCGACTTCTTCAGTTGCTCGGGGCTGATGGTCTCGCCTTCCATGTACTTGTGCAGCAGCTCATCGTCGTTCTCCACGATGGTCTCGACCATCTGGCTACGGAAGGCGTTGGCCTTCTTCATGAGCGCTTCCGGGATGTCCTCGACCACGTACTCGGCGCCCAGGGTCTCGTCGTTCCACAGAACGGCCTTCATGGCGAACAGGTCCACCACGCCTTTGAATTTGTCTTCCTGTCCGATGGGGAGCTGGATGGCGACGGGGCGGGCGTTCAGGCGCTTGCGGATGGTGTCGATGGCGTGCTCGAAATCGGCGCCCATCTTGTCCATCTTGTTGATGAAGCAGATGCGCGGCACGCCGTACTTATCGGCCTGGCGCCATACGGTCTCGGATTGCGGTTCCACGCCGTGCACGGCGTCGAACACGGCGCAGGCGCCGTCCAGCACGCGCAGCGAGCGCTCCACCTCGGCGGTGAAGTCCACGTGGCCGGGCGTATCGATGATGTTGATGCGGATATCGCGCCAGTAGCAGGTGGTGGCGGCACTGGTGATGGTGATGCCGCGCTCCTGCTCCTGCTCCATCCAATCCATGGTGGCCGTGCCTTCATGGACCTCTCCCAGACGGTGCGTGATCCCCGTGTAATAGAGGATTCGCTCCGTGGTGGTGGTCTTGCCGGCATCGATGTGCGCCATGATTCCGATGTTCCGGCAACGCGTCAATGGGACTTGTCTGGCCATTGTGTAATTTCGTAATTTGGTGATTGAGTAATTTGAAAAGACGCCGATTGGCCGGTTTTCAATTACTCAATTACAAAATTCCAAAATTTCCCAATACTCCTCACCACCGGTAATGCGCGAAGGCCTTGTTGGCCTCTGCCATGCGGTGCACGTCTTCCTTCTTCTTGATGGCGGCGCCCTTATTGTTGGCCGCGTCCAGCAACTCGTTGGTCAGCTTGTCGATCATGCCCTTCTCCGCCCGGCCCCGGCTGTAGCTCAGCAGCCAGCGGATGGCCAACGACGTCCGCCGGTTGGGATTCACTTCCACCGGCACCTGGTAGTTAGCGCCGCCCACCCGCCGGGTCTTCACTTCCAGCATGGGCTTGGCGTTCTCCACCGCCTTGGTGAACAGCTTCAGCGCCCCTTCGCCGCCGCCCTTTTCCTCCAGCTTCTTCATGGCTTCATAGAAGATGCCCTGGGCGGTCGAGCGCTTGCCGTCCCACATCATGGAGTTGATGAACTTGGTGACCAGCGTCGAGTCGTACAACGGGTCGGCCACCACTTCGATCTTCGGGACTGTTCCTTTTCTCGGCATGGTCGGTTCCTAGGCCTTGGGCCGTTTGGCGCCGTACTTCGAGCGCCCCTGCCTGCGGTCGTTCACGCCCACCGTATCCAGCGTGCCGCGCACCACGTGGTAGCGCACCCCCGGGAGGTCCTTCACGCGGCCCCCGCGGATCAGCACGATGGAGTGCTCCTGCAGGTTATGGCCGACG from Terriglobales bacterium includes these protein-coding regions:
- the rpsG gene encoding 30S ribosomal protein S7: MPRKGTVPKIEVVADPLYDSTLVTKFINSMMWDGKRSTAQGIFYEAMKKLEEKGGGEGALKLFTKAVENAKPMLEVKTRRVGGANYQVPVEVNPNRRTSLAIRWLLSYSRGRAEKGMIDKLTNELLDAANNKGAAIKKKEDVHRMAEANKAFAHYRW